The Henckelia pumila isolate YLH828 chromosome 2, ASM3356847v2, whole genome shotgun sequence genome includes a window with the following:
- the LOC140880415 gene encoding hydroxyproline O-galactosyltransferase GALT6-like, with protein MKKVSAELLFSANRQRSIRVLIVMGLLYLLLVGFEVPFVYRNGFSLVSEADFSSSGNVGFLNSKPFMLESEENLEEKEAPIRPRPVDIPYHSRPERRIKELAKTPLSSLNFNAGILNSSLKDGILKSAKEAFELGGKLWQELESVKKNGSGEEYIKGASLDRGNSSKFEECPHSISIPGEDFLKNGRVVMLPCGLTLGSHITVVAKPRVAHWETDPKISLLNEGQHVLVSQFMMELQGLRAVEGEDPPRILHFNPRLKGDWSGKPVIEQNTCYRMQWGTSQRCEGWKSRADEETVDGLMKCDKWIRDDDNGSEESKAMWWLNRLIGRTKKVAVDWPFPFAENKLFVLTLIAGLEGYHISVDGRHITSFPYRTGFTLEDATGLSLNGDVDVHYIFAASLPSSHPSFAPQKHLDLSERWKAPPIRDGPVELFIGVLSAGNHFAERMAVRKSWMQHKLIKSSVVVARFFVALHARKEVNIEVNKEANFFGDIVIVPYMDNYDLVVLKTVAICEYGVRALSANYIMKGDDDTFVRVDAIIKEAKKVPNNRSLYIGNINYYHKPLRSGKWAVTYEEWPEEEYPPYANGPGYIISSDIANLILSDFEEHKLRLFKMEDVSMGMWVEKVNSSRPVEYIHSLKFCQFGCVEDYYTAHYQSPRQMICLWNKLRQQGRPLCCNMR; from the exons ATGAAGAAAGTGAGTGCAGAGCTGTTGTTTTCGGCGAACCGGCAACGATCGATTCGGGTGCTGATTGTGATGGGGCTTTTGTACTTGCTTTTGGTGGGTTTTGAAGTCCCATTTGTGTACAGGAATGGGTTTTCTCTTGTTTCGGAAGCAGATTTTTCGAGCAGCGGGAATGTTGGGTTCTTGAATTCAAAGCCTTTTATGCTGGAAAGCGAGGAGAATTTGGAGGAGAAAGAGGCCCCTATTCGCCCCCGCCCTGTGGATATACCGTATCATTCACGACCCGAGAGAAGAATCAAAGAGTTGGCAAAGACACCGCTCTCGAGCTTGAATTTCAATGCCGGCATTTTGAATTCGAGTCTTAAAGACGGGATTTTGAAGTCCGCGAAGGAGGCCTTTGAACTGGGCGGAAAGCTGTGGCAGGAGCTCGAATCAGTGAAAAAAAATGGTAGTGGTGAGGAATATATCAAAGGTGCTAGTCTTGATCGTGGCAATAGCAGTAAATTTGAGGAATGCCCGCATTCGATATCGATACCAGGCGAGGATTTCTTGAAGAATGGGCGAGTGGTGATGTTGCCGTGCGGGCTAACTTTAGGTTCGCATATAACAGTGGTGGCGAAGCCGAGGGTGGCACACTGGGAAACGGACCCGAAGATTTCTTTGTTGAACGAAGGCCAACATGTTTTGGTTTCGCAGTTTATGATGGAGCTGCAGGGGCTGAGGGCTGTGGAAGGCGAGGATCCACCCAGGATTTTGCATTTTAATCCGAGGTTGAAAGGGGATTGGAGTGGGAAGCCTGTCATTGAACAGAACACCTGTTACAGGATGCAGTGGGGGACGTCGCAACGATGCGAAGGTTGGAAGTCCAGAGCTGATGAGGAGACTG TTGATGGACTAATGAAATGTGACAAGTGGATCCGGGATGATGATAATGGATCAGAGGAATCAAAGGCAATGTGGTGGTTAAACCGGTTAATAGGACGAACAAAAAAGGTGGCCGTTGATTGGCCATTCCCATTTGCGGAGAACAAATTGTTTGTTCTAACACTTATTGCTGGCCTTGAGGGTTATCATATCAGTGTAGATGGCAGACACATCACCTCATTTCCATATCGCACC GGATTTACACTTGAGGATGCCACTGGGCTGTCTCTGAATGGCGATGTTGATGTTCATTATATTTTTGCTGCATCCTTGCCCTCGTCACACCCGAGTTTTGCTCCTCAGAAGCATCTTGATTTGTCTGAAAGATGGAAGGCTCCCCCTATTCGGGACGGACCGGTTGAACTTTTCATAGGTGTTCTTTCTGCAGGAAACCACTTTGCGGAAAGAATGGCCGTGAGGAAATCTTGGATGCAGCATAAGCTAATAAAATCTTCTGTCGTTGTTGCACGTTTCTTTGTAGCTCTG CATGCGAGAAAGGAGGTTAACATTGAAGTGAATAAAGAAGCAAACTTTTTTGGTGACATCGTCATAGTGCCGTACATGGACAACTACGATCTCGTTGTATTGAAAACTGTTGCAATCTGTGAATATGGC GTTCGGGCTTTATCTGCAAATTATATTATGAAGGGCGATGACGACACGTTTGTGAGAGTCGATGCAATTATTAAGGAAGCGAAGAAAGTACCTAATAACAGAAGCTTGTATATTGGGAATATAAATTACTACCATAAGCCCTTAAGAAGTGGTAAATGGGCTGTCACGTATGAG GAGTGGCCAGAGGAAGAGTATCCACCCTATGCAAATGGACCAGGCTACATTATCTCCTCTGACATTGCTAATCTCATCCTTTCGGATTTCGAAGAACACAAACTAAGG CTGTTTAAAATGGAAGACGTTAGCATGGGGATGTGGGTGGAGAAAGTTAACTCCTCGAGACCAGTCGAGTACATCCATAGCTTAAAGTTCTGCCAATTCGGGTGCGTAGAAGACTATTATACAGCTCATTATCAATCCCCCAGACAAATGATATGCCTTTGGAATAAACTGAGACAACAAGGGAGGCCTTTGTGTTGTAACATGAGATAA